One window of Quercus robur chromosome 12, dhQueRobu3.1, whole genome shotgun sequence genomic DNA carries:
- the LOC126709724 gene encoding F-box/LRR-repeat protein 4-like, with protein MSQLEDHQLGLILEWVNDPQDRKSVSLVCKQWMRVEGLTRLSIRVFEPDFLCGFIPRYPNIFKFECSRLINNDNLKLLSKTCPEIKVLNLHLDCPVEFSSEEYLLASDDVGDDGVCALANGCRKLSKVSLRTRKNMGDVGLVSLIKLAQNLTNLDLGWCNKITDQAVEAIGAANSITILNLEGCSLITDVGLAYLATGALSRSLKKLVLECCYQITDNGVLLLRQMCCLEELNIAYCGRKVTDIGCTEIAAIQTLKILNLSWLCNISDPTLFALAENCQNLMLVDLTGCKLVTGAGIRAFTNHGRVETLVLLFCYKISGNDLEHLALGCHSLKYVVLDKGKKLRIPMMMQRNISRFYDLIWR; from the coding sequence ATGTCACAATTGGAAGATCATCAACTAGGCTTGATACTCGAGTGGGTCAATGACCCGCAGGACAGAAAGTCAGTCTCTCTCGTCTGTAAGCAATGGATGAGAGTGGAGGGTCTTACCCGGTTGTCCATACGGGTTTTCGAACCCGATTTCCTTTGTGGGTTCATACCAAGATACccaaatatattcaaatttgaatGTTCAAGGTTGATCAACAATGACAACCTTAAACTGTTGTCCAAAACATGTCCCGAGATCAAGGTCCTCAACCTTCATTTAGACTGCCCAGTTGAATTTTCTTCTGAAGAATATCTGTTGGCTTCTGATGATGTTGGGGACGATGGAGTATGTGCTTTAGCAAATGGGTGTCGTAAATTGTCAAAGGTTTCACTGAGGACGAGGAAGAATATGGGCGATGTTGGACTTGTTTCGCTTATTAAgttggcacaaaatttgaccaatttggatttgggttggTGCAATAAGATTACAGATCAAGCCGTTGAAGCGATTGGGGCAGCAAATTCTATTACCATTTTGAATTTGGAAGGTTGTTCCTTAATTACAGATGTTGGATTGGCTTATTTGGCAACAGGGGCTTTGTCGAGGTCTTTAAAAAAGTTGGTTCTTGAGTGTTGTTATCAAATTACAGATAATGGGGTGTTGCTTTTGCGGCAAATGTGTTGCTTGGAGGAGCTAAACATCGCATATTGTGGGCGTAAAGTTACGGATATTGGATGTACGGAAATTGCTGCAATTCAAACTCTCAAGATACTAAATTTGTCATGGTTGTGTAATATATCGGATCCTACACTTTTTGCACTAGCTGAGAACTGCCAGAATTTGATGCTGGTTGATTTAACAGGTTGTAAGTTAGTTACAGGAGCTGGAATTCGTGCTTTTACAAATCATGGGCGTGTCGAAACTCTTGTGTTgcttttttgttacaaaatttctGGTAATGATTTGGAACATTTAGCGCTGGGATGCCACTCTCTGAAGTATGTTGTGCTCGATAAAGGAAAGAAATTGAGGATACCTATGATGATGCAACGGAATATTAGCAGGTTCTATGACTTAATTTGGAGGTGA
- the LOC126709376 gene encoding F-box/LRR-repeat protein 3-like: protein MSQLGDDELGSILEWVHDPDDRNSFSLVCKQWKRMECLTRSSIRVFEPDSLSGFLPRFPNLVTFECSKPITDDDLKFMAKTCPKIKVLNLNFKRTPYDEFIPVCDDVGDDGLCALANGCRKLSKVLLRRRKNVGNVGVVLLVKLEQNLTNLDLTWCNKITDQALEAIGAANSIASLNLEGCSLITDAGLASLATGASSKSLKKLVLAECDQITDYGVSLLRQMCYLEELNMAECGLKVTDVGCVAIATIQTLKKLNLSWLINVSDPTLVALAENCRNMKQVNLTGCELITGAGIRAFANHECVEGLKLISCYNISGSDLEQLTLGCCSLKYVVLDKRRRMWIPMVMLQNISRFYDLIWM from the coding sequence ATGTCACAATTGGGAGATGATGAATTAGGATCTATACTCGAGTGGGTCCATGACCCAGATGACAGAAACTCATTCTCTCTTGTCTGCAAGCAATGGAAGAGAATGGAGTGTCTTACCCGCTCATCCATTCGGGTTTTcgaacccgattccctttctgGGTTCTTACCAAGATTCCCAAATCTTGTCACGTTTGAATGTTCAAAACCCATCACAGATGATGACCTTAAATTCATGGCCAAAACATGTCCCAAGATTAAGGTCCTCAACCTCAATTTCAAACGCACACCGTACGATGAATTTATACCGGTTTGTGATGATGTTGGGGACGATGGTCTATGTGCTTTAGCAAATGGGTGTCGCAAGTTGTCGAAAGTTTTACTAAGGAGGAGGAAGAATGTTGGGAATGTTGGAGTTGTTTTGCTTGTTAAGTTGGAACAAAATTTGACCAATTTGGATTTGACTTGGTGCAATAAGATCACGGATCAAGCTCTTGAAGCAATTGGTGCAGCAAATTCTATTGCTTCTTTGAATTTGGAAGGGTGTTCGTTAATTACGGATGCTGGATTGGCTTCATTGGCAACAGGGGCTTCGTCCAAGTCTTTGAAAAAGTTGGTTCTTGCGGAATGTGATCAAATTACAGATTATGGGGTATCACTTTTGCGGCAAATGTGTTACTTGGAGGAGCTAAACATGGCAGAATGTGGGCTGAAAGTTACGGATGTTGGATGTGTGGCAATTGCTACAATTCAAACTCTCAAGAAACTGAATTTGTCGTGGTTGATTAATGTTTcggatcctacacttgttgcaCTAGCTGAGAACTGCCGGAATATGAAGCAGGTTAATTTAACGGGTTGCGAGTTAATTACTGGGGCTGGAATTCGTGCTTTTGCAAATCATGAGTGTGTAGAAGGTCTTAAGTTGATTTCTTGTTACAATATTTCTGGTTCTGATTTGGAACAGTTAACACTTGGATGCTGCTCTTTGAAGTATGTTGTGCTGGATAAAAGACGGAGAATGTGGATACCTATGGTGATGCTACAGAATATTAGCAGATTCTATGACTTAATTTGGATGTAA